The nucleotide sequence GCTGGCCGTCGTAGCGGATCTGCCGGCCCAGCGAGGCGAGCGCGAAACCGGCACCGAGCAGCGCGGCGATCCGGGCGGCGACGGAGCCCCGCCAGAGCAGCACCGCGACCAGTACGACCAGCCCGACGAGGGGCCAGCCCAGCCAGGTGTTCTGCTCGGTCACCCCGATCGTCTTCTCCACCTCCGGCGAGCCGGCGATGGTGTCCCGGGAGTAGGTGACGAAGGCCCGCAGGTCCTCGCCCCAGTTGTGGAAGACGCCGCCCTGTAGGCCCCGGTAGGACTGCGGACCGTTGAACTGGTACCAGATCGGATAGCCGGCCAGCAGCAGCGCCAGCGCGCCGCCGACGCCGAGGCCGCGCAGGAAGGTCCAGATCCGGCTGCGCATCAGCGACCACCGGAAGGCGACGTAGAGCGGTACGGCCACCGCGCAGGCCAGCGCGGTGAGCAGCAGCATCTCCTCGTTGACGAAGATCTGGTACGCCACCAGCAGCCCCAGCACCAGCCCGTTGCGCGGCCAGCGCCCCGGCTCGCCGAGCCGGAACACCCGCACGACGATCAGCGGGAGCAGGAAGTTGGAGACGAAGTTCGGCTGCCCGTTGGCGTGGTGCACGATGCCGGGGGCGAAGCCGAGGAACGCCCCGCCGACGAACGCCGCACCCCGGGACCGGACCAGGTGCCGGGAGAGTGCCCAGTACGAGGTGGCCGCGGTCGCCGCCAGCGCCCCGCCGAGATACAGCGCGTACGTCACCTGCGGGCCGAACGCCCAGGTGAGCGGGGCCAGTGGCAGGGTCACGCCCAGCAGCGAGGTGTTGGCCATCATGTTCACCCCGTCCGGGGCGTTCTGCCGGGCGGAGAAGAGCGGATTCTCCAGATGCCGGACCGAGTACGCGCCATGCGCGAAGAGCCACTCGAACCAGCTGTGGTCGGTCGGCAGGTGCGACGACACCCGGTGGTTCACGTCGACCCAGTAGTTGGCGCAGATGAAGACGCCGAGCAGGACGTACGCTCCGATGGCCAGTATGTCGATCCGGACCGGAGGGCGGAGAATCCGCCACTGTCGGGAGCGACCGACCTCGGTCGAGCTGGCTTCGGCGTCCGAAGAACTGTCCACCACCGGAACTGCCACGAGGCGCCATCGTACAGGTGGCTTCGCGTCCGAATTGCCGGTACCCGCTCCGGTGTATCCGGAACGTGCCCGCGCAGGACGGCGGCCATACCGGACCATCCGGGCGCCGGTCGGCGGCGACCCGGGGGGCGACAGGGCGGCGGAAAGCGGTGTCGGGACGGAGAACGGGGGAGGAGCAGCAGGATGCGCACGATCGAGCTCGGGGAGTTGCCCGCCGGGTCGGGTGGGCAACCGACCGGACCGGACCGGACGGCGGGGCACCGGACGGCGGTGCACCGGTCGGACCGGCGTCGAACGGCGAGGCGCCGGGCGGTCCGGCCGGGACTGCTGGGCGCGATGTTGATCGTCGTACTCGGCACCGTGGCGGCCGGAAATCCCTTCCCCCGGCCGTGGCCGGAAACGGTGCTACCGGCCCGGCTCGGCGCCACCGTCCTCGCCGACCGGGACTGGCTGATCGTCAGCGAACCCGACCGGTCCGGTCCGGGCGGCCGGGACGGTCGGGAACTGGTCGCCTACGAGCTGCCCGCGGTCGAGCCGCGCTGGCGGCTGTCGCCGCCCGACGGGGTCGACGATGTCCAGGTACTCGGTGACCGAGTGCTGCTGACGACCTACCCGGAAGCGTCGCTGGGTCGTAACGCCCGGCTGACCGTGCTGGACGTGCGGACCGGCACCCTGGCCTGGGAGCGCCAGGCGATCCTGATGGTCTCGAGCGACGGCGGCGACCTGGTGCTCTGGACGACGGCCGAGGACCGGCGGCCGGGGGTGCCGGCCGGGTCCGGCCGGCTGGAGGCGGTGGATCCGGCCACCGGCGCGGTGCGGTGGTCGCTGCCGGTGCCGGACGGCGTGTTGCCGCACTTCGACGCGACGTCGGCCGACCCGACGGCACTCGCCCGGGCGTCGACGCTGGTCCTGGCCCTGCCGTCCGGTCTGGTCGAGGTGCGGGACCTGGGCACCGGGGCCGTCGTCCGGCCGGTGCGGCTGCCGGTGCCGGTAACCGCTTCGCCGCCCCGCTTCGACGCCGAGGTCATCGCCGGGATGTTCCTGATGTACGACGAGAGCACGGTGACCGGGTACCAGCTACCGGAGCTGGACCGGCGCTGGTCCATGCGCACCGATCCGGAGATGGGACGCGGGCCGGTCGCCTGCGGGGCCGACCTGTGCAGTCTGTATCCCCAGCAGGGGATCCGGGTCTGGGACCCGCGAACCGGCGCGACCCGTTGGTCGGACGGGCGCTGGACCAGGCTCTGGACGATCGGCGACGCACTGGTCGCCGCCCAGGGCTCCGGCCCGAGCGGGACGCTGGCGGTGCTGGACCCGGCAACCGGGCGGGTGCTCGCCGACCTCGGTGCCCTGGGGCACCTGACGCCACGCGGATCGCAGCTCGACGGCGTCCGGTACGGCGCGGACCGGCGGGCCTGGGTGCT is from Micromonospora sp. WMMD1102 and encodes:
- a CDS encoding PQQ-binding-like beta-propeller repeat protein — translated: MRTIELGELPAGSGGQPTGPDRTAGHRTAVHRSDRRRTARRRAVRPGLLGAMLIVVLGTVAAGNPFPRPWPETVLPARLGATVLADRDWLIVSEPDRSGPGGRDGRELVAYELPAVEPRWRLSPPDGVDDVQVLGDRVLLTTYPEASLGRNARLTVLDVRTGTLAWERQAILMVSSDGGDLVLWTTAEDRRPGVPAGSGRLEAVDPATGAVRWSLPVPDGVLPHFDATSADPTALARASTLVLALPSGLVEVRDLGTGAVVRPVRLPVPVTASPPRFDAEVIAGMFLMYDESTVTGYQLPELDRRWSMRTDPEMGRGPVACGADLCSLYPQQGIRVWDPRTGATRWSDGRWTRLWTIGDALVAAQGSGPSGTLAVLDPATGRVLADLGALGHLTPRGSQLDGVRYGADRRAWVLEFDPATWRARPLAVLSEVSGDCRLSATVLHCRRVDASIGVWRLPG